The Virgibacillus sp. MSP4-1 genome has a segment encoding these proteins:
- a CDS encoding thiazole synthase, which yields MLKIGPYEFSSRLLLGTGKYPDFETQKEAVNVSETETLTFSVRRMNIFKPDQPDFLEKIDVEKYSLLPNTAGAKTAEEAVRTAKLAKASGLCDMIKVEVIGDEKTLLPDPVETLKASEELLNDGFIVLPYTSDDVMLASRLEELGCHAIMPGASPIGSGQGIINPLNLSFIIEKANVPVIVDAGIGSPKDAAMAMELGADGVLLNTAVSGAEHPVKMARAMKFAIEAGRLGYEAGRIPRKRYATASSPTEGMSIG from the coding sequence ATGTTAAAAATTGGTCCTTATGAATTTTCATCGAGATTGCTATTAGGAACGGGTAAATATCCTGATTTTGAAACCCAAAAGGAAGCCGTAAATGTGTCGGAAACAGAGACCCTTACATTTTCAGTCAGAAGAATGAATATCTTTAAGCCTGATCAGCCGGACTTTCTGGAAAAAATTGATGTGGAAAAATACAGTCTTCTCCCAAATACAGCGGGTGCAAAAACAGCAGAAGAGGCAGTCCGTACTGCGAAATTGGCCAAAGCGAGCGGGTTATGTGATATGATTAAGGTAGAAGTGATCGGGGATGAAAAGACACTGTTACCGGACCCTGTTGAAACATTAAAAGCATCTGAAGAGCTCCTGAATGATGGATTTATCGTCCTGCCTTACACCTCGGATGATGTCATGTTAGCCAGCCGGTTGGAAGAACTGGGCTGTCATGCCATTATGCCAGGAGCATCTCCAATAGGTTCTGGCCAGGGAATTATCAATCCTTTGAATTTAAGCTTTATCATTGAAAAAGCAAATGTGCCCGTCATTGTCGATGCAGGGATTGGAAGTCCTAAAGATGCAGCTATGGCTATGGAGTTAGGTGCTGATGGGGTTCTGCTAAATACAGCCGTTTCAGGAGCTGAACATCCTGTGAAAATGGCCAGGGCAATGAAGTTTGCAATAGAAGCGGGCCGTTTGGGATATGAAGCAGGACGAATCCCCAGGAAACGTTATGCAACCGCAAGCAGTCCAACAGAAGGGATGAGTATTGGGTGA
- a CDS encoding thiazole biosynthesis adenylyltransferase ThiF: MTERYSRHEIFAPIGKDGQEKIRQKHVLVIGAGALGTASAEALVRAGVGKLTIVDRDYVEWSNLQRQQLYDESDAEDRLPKAVAAKRRLTKINSDVDIEAHIMDASPEELEQLVEQDIHLIMDATDNFDIRLMINDISQKAQIPWIYGACVGSYGITYTILPGETPCLHCLLENVPMGGMTCDTVGIISPAVHMVVSYQVTEALKILVEDYKSLRKKLVSFDLWHNQHTAIKVDKLKKDNCLSCGKKPAYPNLSYENQTKTAVLCGRDTVQIRPASQGDRNLDELSRILGEQGEIQTRNPFLLSVLIDQHRMVIFKDGRVLIHGTKDINEAKSVYHRYLG, from the coding sequence GTGACAGAAAGATATTCACGACATGAAATATTTGCACCAATCGGAAAAGACGGTCAAGAAAAAATACGACAAAAGCATGTTCTTGTTATTGGTGCTGGAGCCCTTGGTACAGCCAGTGCCGAAGCATTAGTCCGTGCAGGTGTAGGAAAACTGACCATTGTTGACCGGGATTATGTGGAATGGAGTAATTTACAGAGGCAACAGCTTTATGACGAGAGTGATGCTGAAGATCGATTGCCTAAAGCTGTTGCAGCTAAAAGACGATTGACTAAAATTAATTCGGATGTTGATATAGAAGCGCATATCATGGATGCTTCTCCAGAAGAATTAGAGCAGTTAGTCGAACAGGATATCCATCTGATTATGGATGCCACGGATAATTTTGATATACGACTGATGATTAATGATATTTCTCAAAAAGCACAAATTCCGTGGATATATGGCGCCTGTGTAGGGAGTTATGGGATTACTTATACCATATTGCCGGGAGAAACCCCTTGTCTTCACTGTTTACTGGAAAATGTCCCCATGGGTGGGATGACATGTGACACTGTAGGGATTATAAGCCCGGCTGTCCATATGGTTGTTTCCTATCAGGTTACGGAAGCTTTGAAAATACTCGTGGAAGATTATAAGTCTTTGAGAAAGAAGCTGGTCTCCTTTGACCTATGGCATAATCAGCATACAGCCATCAAGGTAGATAAATTAAAGAAGGATAATTGTCTCTCCTGCGGTAAAAAGCCAGCCTATCCGAACCTTTCCTATGAAAATCAGACGAAAACCGCTGTTTTATGCGGACGGGATACTGTTCAAATTCGACCTGCCAGCCAGGGTGATCGCAATCTGGATGAGTTATCAAGAATCTTGGGGGAACAGGGGGAAATTCAAACCCGTAATCCTTTTTTACTATCCGTTTTGATTGATCAGCACCGAATGGTTATTTTTAAGGATGGGCGAGTGTTAATTCATGGTACGAAGGATATAAATGAAGCAAAAAGTGTCTATCACCGGTATTTAGGGTAA
- the thiS gene encoding sulfur carrier protein ThiS — protein sequence MQLLINGNYMEIPSEMDSVSSLLSYLKLGDKVVVVELNGNILEKDNQHQSLSDGDKLELVHFVGGG from the coding sequence ATGCAATTACTCATCAATGGTAATTATATGGAGATTCCGTCTGAAATGGATTCAGTTTCAAGTTTGTTAAGTTATCTTAAGCTTGGTGACAAGGTCGTCGTTGTGGAACTGAACGGAAATATTCTGGAAAAAGACAATCAACATCAGTCCCTGTCTGATGGGGATAAACTTGAACTTGTACATTTTGTCGGAGGTGGTTAA
- the thiO gene encoding glycine oxidase ThiO: MVKKYDAIVIGGGVMGGSTAFQLSKKGYKVLVLEKDQLGGKASSAAAGMIGAQVELDPDSPMFHLACKSRKQFPELAVEIKDLTGIDIGFRKNGMLKIAFSNEERGKFLKIIESQQHLGEQVDWLTPEEVIKKEPLLSSSCNGAMYIEGGGQVSAPDFTMGLLKAAAALGTDSREYCEVKGFLREGNRVIGVSTNEGDFYSHSVVVTAGAWTTQLIQGSGLDLKGYPVKGESFSVLTNKPLLTHTIFSSSCYIVPKTSGRLIIGATVKPYSFSRSVSVEGITQLMEDAKFILPAIKEAEWEEAWAGTRPQSLDGLPYLGEHPEWSHLFIANGHFRNGILLSPITGMIMTDLIEGKKTITDVESFRIDRLTRQVK, translated from the coding sequence ATGGTGAAGAAATATGATGCCATTGTGATTGGTGGAGGAGTGATGGGAGGATCCACAGCTTTTCAACTGTCGAAAAAGGGGTACAAGGTATTAGTTTTGGAAAAAGATCAATTGGGAGGGAAAGCCTCCTCAGCAGCAGCCGGAATGATTGGAGCTCAAGTTGAATTGGACCCTGATAGTCCTATGTTTCATTTGGCATGTAAAAGTCGTAAACAATTTCCTGAGTTAGCTGTAGAAATTAAAGATTTAACCGGAATTGATATCGGTTTTAGAAAAAATGGGATGTTAAAAATAGCGTTTTCAAATGAAGAGAGAGGAAAATTTCTGAAAATTATTGAATCTCAACAGCATTTAGGTGAACAGGTTGATTGGCTTACACCTGAAGAGGTCATAAAAAAGGAACCGCTGCTATCGAGTAGTTGTAATGGAGCCATGTACATTGAAGGCGGTGGGCAGGTATCTGCTCCTGATTTCACGATGGGATTGCTTAAAGCCGCTGCTGCTTTAGGGACAGATTCAAGAGAATATTGTGAAGTTAAAGGCTTCCTGAGAGAAGGAAATCGGGTAATTGGAGTTTCAACTAATGAAGGGGACTTTTACAGTCATTCGGTTGTTGTTACTGCTGGTGCCTGGACGACACAGCTTATCCAGGGGTCAGGTTTGGATTTAAAAGGCTATCCAGTTAAGGGAGAAAGTTTTTCCGTTTTGACAAATAAACCATTGCTTACACATACGATTTTTAGTTCTTCCTGTTATATTGTTCCGAAGACAAGTGGCCGGCTGATCATTGGTGCTACGGTAAAACCATACTCATTCAGCAGGTCGGTATCTGTAGAAGGGATTACCCAACTAATGGAGGATGCAAAATTCATTTTACCAGCCATTAAAGAAGCAGAATGGGAGGAAGCTTGGGCAGGTACACGACCTCAATCATTGGATGGACTTCCATATTTAGGAGAGCATCCTGAGTGGTCACATTTATTCATTGCTAATGGACATTTCCGAAATGGAATTTTACTCTCTCCTATTACCGGAATGATTATGACAGATTTAATTGAGGGGAAGAAAACCATTACGGATGTGGAGTCATTTCGGATTGACAGATTAACCCGGCAAGTTAAGTAA